The Comamonas testosteroni genome contains the following window.
GATCGATTTCGACCGGGAAGTACCAGCCGGCAACCCGCAGTGGCAGCGCTGTGATCGCTGCTTTCAAGGCATATGACTGCATTGCCAGATCCGCGAGACTGGCGCGGGCCTTGGCCTCGTCATGCATGCCGGCCAGGCCGAGAATCAGCTCCTGCGCCCAGGGCTCGGCCGCGATGCGCTCCCAGTCCGGGAGATTGCGGCTCATGGAGGGCAGGTAAGTGCCGGGCACCAGGCTCAGATTGTCCACGGCCGTCCATTGCACCAGCAGGCGGCGGATGCCCAGACGCTGCCATGTTCCATGGGGCCGCAAAGTGTCGGCACTGGGCTGCCAGACCATGCCGGGCAGACGCAGGCCGGGCTTGGCCTGTGCCTCGGGCAGGCAGCAGCTCAGCGCCCAGGCCAGGCCCAGTGCCTCGCGTCTGTTGCATTGTTCCATCGTCATATCTATGGATCGAGCCGCTTTCTCCTTTCGGAGAAAGCGCTTTTCTTTCATGGCAGCTGGCTCGGAACCGTCCAGGTGAAGCCCAGATTGGAGATGCCACTGACAAGGCTCTTGAAGTCCGCCAGGCCAGGGGTTCCAACCTGCGGCTCCAGCCAGAACGGGTGGAAGAAGAACGAGGCATAACCGTCACGTACCGTCTTCACATACTGGGCATTGGTGAGAATGTCCTGCCATGTGTAGTTGAAGGAGGAAGTCGGGTCGATCTGATGAATGTCGTATTCGATGTTACCCAGGCTTTCCGGCAACACTTTCTGCCCGTAGTAGTCGGTCTGGATGGGGTAGGGGAAGATCTGGCCCACGGCAAAATCCTTCTCCACCGATGCAGTGAAATTGGGCTTGTCTGCGGTGTAGTACACCACGCGTTGATAAGTCTTGGGGAAGACCTGCGTACTGGCCTTGGATGCCAGCGCCGAGCCCTGGTAGTGCGGGGTTTCCCAGGCTGTCGCGCGATATCCATTGAGAGATAGCTCCAGCAGGCCGGCTCGATAACGTCCCAACGCCCAGGATGTCGAGTCTTCCGGCACGGGCTTGTTGTTGACAATGTCCCAGAACTCGTAGTCATCGCCACTCACGGCCGTATAGCGATTGCGCACATTGCTGTACTGGTGTGTGTAGCCATGCATCACGATTTCGCCGCCGCGCACCAGTGCGTAGTTGAGAGCTCTCTTCAGATTGGTCGCCAGTGACATGGGTACCTGCATCGGCACTCCCGAGTTGTAGACGCCAAGAGGATCCTTGTAGTACGGAATGGTCGCAATCGAAAACGGGATCCGTTGCTGGTAGAGGTAGTCCGTCAGTGATTTCATTGCCGTCACACTGACCAAGGCGCTCACATCTTCAAGACGGACCATGGCCTTGTGGCTTTCGGCATGGTTCACCCCCAGCATGTCATGCAGCATGTCTGCCAGCACGAGATAGCGATCGCGTGGTCCGATATAGCTGAAGGGCAGATCCGCCACATACCAGAAGTTGCCCGACCTCACCACATAGGGCGCCTGCTCGCCGGTCTTTGGATTGGACATGGAGACCAGGTTCTGGGCCTTGGTGGTATCGGTGATGGCCGTCAGCCCCACATCGGGATCCGCATTCACGGCTCCGGTACTGCTGTCGTATGCGTAGTATTTGACAAAGGGCAGGCTTTTGTAGGTGATGGTGTCGAAGAACCCCGGTGCGGTGTTGCTTGATGTCGGAGCTGCATTGAGTCCGCGCAGTGCCGTCAGGTTGAAGCCATAGCGGGACTGGAAGCCGTAGGTCGGATCCCAGGCAAACTGCCAGAGGTTGTACTTGAACCAGACTATGGTCTTGCTCGAGCTGGCAGCATCGGTCATGAAGGCGGCAGGAACCGGGTTGTCGTAATACGCGCCCAGATAGAACGTGGCGTCGTAGCCGCTGAGCTGCCCTGCCGTGTAGTTCTGCACCGCGACCATATCGACCTTGCTGTCGAAATGTCCCAGCAGATTGCGCAGCATGATGGCATAGCCCATGCCGAGCTTGGTGTAGGCCGTATTGGGCGGCGCGTCATAAAGGATCAGTGTGCGCGGACCTGTTTGCGCAAAGGCGCCAGGGCTCGCAAAGAGCATGGCCAGCAGCCATGCCCCAAGAAGGCGTCCTAGGGTTTTCATGAGACTCTCCTGAGATCATTACACGGTGAGGCTTATTGCTACTGGTCACGGAATGGACTGCCCGGATTGGGCTTGCCTTTCGGCGGATTGCCGGGGGAGGGGTTGCCGGGTTTGACAGGCGGCTCGTCCAGCGTGTCATCCCGTGTGAAATCCTTCTTGAAATGTCCTTTGTGGTGGTGCGCGCGTTCGTTGCGCTTGCGCTCTACGGGGGACGCACCGACATCCATGCGGATCTGGGAGGCCCCAGGTGGCAATGGCGGCGGCATGACGTTGGAGGCCTGGGTCCAGTTGGCCCAGGTCAGCAGCGCCAGCGCGAGCAGCGCGCGCGTGGCCTGCCTTTGATCATGGGAGTGCATGAGAGTCTCCTTTCTGGAGTGCAGAAAGAAAAAGTGTCGAACAACACCATCTCCATAAACTCTAAGAATGGCGATGGGTTCGGGCCTTAAAGGCGTGCCATCTCAAAACACCAAGGCGGCACGTAGAAACACGCCTTTCCCTCTGTCGTCCCCGGCAAGCCGGGCGCGATACTGCAGGGAGAGGTCGAGGTAGGAGCGGGGCGCATGGTCACGGTCCTCGCGGAACCAGAAACGCATGCTCACACCAACGCCAGCGCCAACCGAGCTTTGCTTGCCCGAGGCTGTGCGTTCAGAGTTGTAATCAGCGCCCAGGACTGCATGCGGAAACAGCACCAGTCTTGAGTCGCCCCCCCCCATTCGGAAACTGCGCCCTGCTTGGGCTTCGAACGTCGCGTAGTTCTGCTTGCGATGAATAAAACGGCCCACTTCGGCGTACATATTGAACGTGTTCCAGCTGGGCACATCCACGCGCAGGTCGGTGCCCATACCGCCCGAATATCCCATGCGCAGCAACCAGTCGTTGCTGGACAGCGAGCCGATGCGCACGCGCCGTTCGGCCGCGAGTATGAGGTTGTGATCGCTCAGCGGCTTGGCTCGAATACCGATGGCACCCTGGGTGGTCTCTCCGCCCGTGGGCACATCGTGGCGGCTGTAGACCGTTTGTGCAGCGCCTCCGTACACCTCCCAGAAGCGGCCGTCGCCGAACTTCTGCGGGCGCCAGTACACCTCGCTGACGAGCTGGGCCACGTCGCCATAGAGGCCGGGCTGGGCGCCCGCCGCGCCCAGGGAAATGCCCCGATAGCCTAGCAACGTGTTGATGCCCCAGGAGCGGTCCCGGTCGGCAACTTCACGCCGCGTCTCATATTGCTGCTGCGGCGTCATGGCGAGTCTGCCGTCATGTGCTGCGGCAATGGCCTGCTTGAAGTAGTCGATGGACTGATCGTTCTCGGCCAGCCTGCTGGCCGCGTAGGCTCCATCGCGCAGTGCCGTGTCAGGCAGGCGGCTCTGGTCACGTGCGCGGTTGAAGATGGACAAGGCACTGCGATCGTCCCCCACGCGGACGGCCAGATAGGCCAGATTGGGGTCGGCGCTTTGCTGCATCTCGGGCTCTGCGGTGGCCTGGGCAAAGCGTGCTGCCGCCTCGTCTCGCCGCCCTAGCTGAAGCAGCAGATCCACCTCGCTGGACAGGGACAGGCCGCCCATCTGCAAGGCCGTCTGTGCGTCGGCGTTGGCAGCCTCGGTCATACCCTGCTCGCGACGCAGACGACTGCGCAAGGCCAGCACTTCGACTGCATCGGGCTGAAGCTGCAGTGTTTGATCGGCCTCCTCAAGTGCCTGTGCCTTCTGGCCTGCAGCCAGCAATGCCTGCAGGCGCAACTGGCGATAGGGCAGTTGTCCGGGGTTGAGTTGTATGGCAGCAGCGGCCTTGTCTGCCGCCAAGGCATATTGCCCATCGCTGTAGGCTTGATAGGCTTCATGTGCGACTTTGTATGCCGGGTCCGGCGCTTGCTGACCGGGCCAGATTTCGCAGCCGGGCACATCGCCGGCGCTGAAGCAGTTGACCAGGGGCAGCGGCAGCTCGTAGCTGCGTGACATGGTTGAGGAGCGCAGCGTCTTGAGCTGTTCCCGGCGCCTGTTGACGTCGGCATTGCTGTCCGCCTCCAGCGCCTGCACCAGCCGCTGGGCTCGTTCTGTCTGGCCGGCGGCCAGCGCTGCATCCAGGGCTATCACGCCGTAGTTCTGCCGCTCCGACCGCGACAGATGGGGGGCGGCAAGCGCTGCGTCGAAAGCCTGTTCGGAGGCCATGCCGCGACCTTGGAGATGCAGGGCCACGCCCTGCAGTACCTGCAGTGCAGGATCATGCTGCAGCGCCAGCCCTTGCTCTGCCACACGCTGTGCCTGGGCCGCCTGCCCATCCTGAAGCAGCAGGCCCAGCCATTGCAGGCGCGGCGCCAGCGCCTGCGGTGCCAGACGCACGCTGGACTCGGCATGGCGCAGGGCCTTGGCCATGTCGCCTTGCTCGCGGGCCTGCAAGGCTTGCTCGAAAGGGCGCAGAGCCTGGCGCTGGCGTATGGAGGTACGCAGCATCTGCCAATCGGCGTCCGACTGCAGCTGTTTGACCTTGTCCAGTCTTGCTGCACGGGCTTCGGCCTCGTCGAAGCGCCCGTTCTCCACCAGCAGATAGACCAGCAGGCGCTGGTAGTCCAGACGCCCGGGGGCCGCAGCTACGGCCTGCCTTGCCAGAGGCAAGGCCGTCGCGAAGTCGCGCCGCTCGGTGGCGGCATAGGCCTGGCTGGCCTTGGCGTAACCAGCAGGCATTGCCTGTGCGGTCGGGCTCTTGCGCGGGCGCGGCGTGGTGTCCGCTGTCGATGCGGCCGCCTTTGCCGGCTCCGGTGTTGTCGCTGCTGAAGGCGTGGCCGTGCCTGGCGTCTTCGGCGGCTCCTTGGCCGCAGGAGCGGGCAGAGCTTGAGACTCGGGCTGTCTGGCTGGAACGGCTCCCTGATGCATGTCGCGCAGAGCCTGGGCCAGACGCGCATCGCCAGGGTGGCGCTGAAGCTGGGCTTTCAATACGGCTTCGGCCTGTGCGGGTTGGCCAAAGCGGCGATGGGCTGCCGCCAGTTGCAAGGCGATCTCGGTGTTGTCCGGTGCCAGACGCTGAGCCTGCTGCAGCTCGGAGATGGCGCGCTGGCCATCGCCGCGCGCCATGGCCTCATACGCCTTGTCGATCCGGGGGTAGACCTGAAAGCGCTGTCTGGGAGTGATATCCGGACCTAGATCCACCGTCTGCGCCAGACCATCGTATGGGGTGGCGCATGCCAGGGAAAGAACCAGAATAGGACGAGAAAGCTTCATATATTGGCACCTAAGCAGCAACAGATACGATCGGGGCGGCATCAAGGCGGCGCAAAAGTTGCGCCATGGTGACCTGCAGCTGTTGCTGCAGTCGCAGTGCTTCATCCAGCGTGGCCTGTGTCAACGCCCCCTGGTTCACCAGGAACTGGCCCAGGCTGTCATCGGCTTGCTCATGTCTGAGCAGCAAGGCATTCAGCACGGCCGTGTCGATGCGGCCCAGGGCTTGAAGCACTTCGCCCAGCATCAGCTGCCGCGACACATAGAATTTCCACAGCTCTTTCGCCTGTTCGGCGGATACGCGTTTGCGCTCCACGGCCCAGGCCAGCAGTTCGCGAGCCGGCTCCCCATGCTGTCTTGCATACAG
Protein-coding sequences here:
- a CDS encoding DUF4434 domain-containing protein; the encoded protein is MTMEQCNRREALGLAWALSCCLPEAQAKPGLRLPGMVWQPSADTLRPHGTWQRLGIRRLLVQWTAVDNLSLVPGTYLPSMSRNLPDWERIAAEPWAQELILGLAGMHDEAKARASLADLAMQSYALKAAITALPLRVAGWYFPVEIDPTWATPSLLTEVLNKLPRPLWISAYDNANMGPQALVDWIMRWIPEDVGVFFQDGVGVHARTPSVAREYLQMLTAHLGQARVRVIAEAFRPAPGGGFRSAMAEEFLPQLTAYQGWTVFAFDGPHYLNPPLVDALADALGSKPR
- a CDS encoding DUF2334 domain-containing protein, giving the protein MKTLGRLLGAWLLAMLFASPGAFAQTGPRTLILYDAPPNTAYTKLGMGYAIMLRNLLGHFDSKVDMVAVQNYTAGQLSGYDATFYLGAYYDNPVPAAFMTDAASSSKTIVWFKYNLWQFAWDPTYGFQSRYGFNLTALRGLNAAPTSSNTAPGFFDTITYKSLPFVKYYAYDSSTGAVNADPDVGLTAITDTTKAQNLVSMSNPKTGEQAPYVVRSGNFWYVADLPFSYIGPRDRYLVLADMLHDMLGVNHAESHKAMVRLEDVSALVSVTAMKSLTDYLYQQRIPFSIATIPYYKDPLGVYNSGVPMQVPMSLATNLKRALNYALVRGGEIVMHGYTHQYSNVRNRYTAVSGDDYEFWDIVNNKPVPEDSTSWALGRYRAGLLELSLNGYRATAWETPHYQGSALASKASTQVFPKTYQRVVYYTADKPNFTASVEKDFAVGQIFPYPIQTDYYGQKVLPESLGNIEYDIHQIDPTSSFNYTWQDILTNAQYVKTVRDGYASFFFHPFWLEPQVGTPGLADFKSLVSGISNLGFTWTVPSQLP
- a CDS encoding NfrA family protein is translated as MKLSRPILVLSLACATPYDGLAQTVDLGPDITPRQRFQVYPRIDKAYEAMARGDGQRAISELQQAQRLAPDNTEIALQLAAAHRRFGQPAQAEAVLKAQLQRHPGDARLAQALRDMHQGAVPARQPESQALPAPAAKEPPKTPGTATPSAATTPEPAKAAASTADTTPRPRKSPTAQAMPAGYAKASQAYAATERRDFATALPLARQAVAAAPGRLDYQRLLVYLLVENGRFDEAEARAARLDKVKQLQSDADWQMLRTSIRQRQALRPFEQALQAREQGDMAKALRHAESSVRLAPQALAPRLQWLGLLLQDGQAAQAQRVAEQGLALQHDPALQVLQGVALHLQGRGMASEQAFDAALAAPHLSRSERQNYGVIALDAALAAGQTERAQRLVQALEADSNADVNRRREQLKTLRSSTMSRSYELPLPLVNCFSAGDVPGCEIWPGQQAPDPAYKVAHEAYQAYSDGQYALAADKAAAAIQLNPGQLPYRQLRLQALLAAGQKAQALEEADQTLQLQPDAVEVLALRSRLRREQGMTEAANADAQTALQMGGLSLSSEVDLLLQLGRRDEAAARFAQATAEPEMQQSADPNLAYLAVRVGDDRSALSIFNRARDQSRLPDTALRDGAYAASRLAENDQSIDYFKQAIAAAHDGRLAMTPQQQYETRREVADRDRSWGINTLLGYRGISLGAAGAQPGLYGDVAQLVSEVYWRPQKFGDGRFWEVYGGAAQTVYSRHDVPTGGETTQGAIGIRAKPLSDHNLILAAERRVRIGSLSSNDWLLRMGYSGGMGTDLRVDVPSWNTFNMYAEVGRFIHRKQNYATFEAQAGRSFRMGGGDSRLVLFPHAVLGADYNSERTASGKQSSVGAGVGVSMRFWFREDRDHAPRSYLDLSLQYRARLAGDDRGKGVFLRAALVF